From Pan troglodytes isolate AG18354 chromosome 9, NHGRI_mPanTro3-v2.0_pri, whole genome shotgun sequence, the proteins below share one genomic window:
- the BAD gene encoding bcl2-associated agonist of cell death isoform X1, with protein MFQIPEFEPSEQEDSSSAERGLGPSPAGDGPSGSGKHHRQAPGLLWDASHQQEQPTSSSHHGGAGAVEIRSRHSSYPAGTEDDEGMGEEPSPFRGRSRSAPPNLWAAQRYGRELRRMSDEFVDSFKKGLPRPKSAGTATQMRQSSSWTRVFQSWWDRNLGRGSSAPSQ; from the exons ATGTTCCAGATCCCAGAGTTTGAGCCGAGTGAGCAGGAAGACTCCAGCTCTGCAGAGAGGGGCCTGGGCCCCAGCCCCGCAGGGGACGGGCCCTCAGGCTCCGGCAAGCATCATCGCCAGGCCCCAGGCCTCCTGTGGGACGCCAGTCACCAGCAGGAGCAGCCAACCAGCAGCAGCCATCATGGAG GCGCTGGGGCTGTGGAGATCCGGAGTCGCCACAGCTCCTACCCCGCGGGGACGGAGGACGACGAAGGGATGGGGGAGGAGCCCAGCCCCTTTCGGGGCCGCTCGCGCTCGGCGCCCCCCAACCTCTGGGCAGCACAGCGCTATGGCCGCGAGCTCCGGAGGATGAGTGACGAGTTTGTGGACTCCTTTAAG AAGGGACTTCCTCGCCCGAAGAGCGCGGGCACAGCAACCCAGATGCGGCAAAGCTCCAGCTGGACGCGAGTCTTCCAGTCCTGGTGGGATCGGAACTTGGGCAGGGGAAGCTCCGCCCCCTCCCAGTGA
- the GPR137 gene encoding integral membrane protein GPR137 isoform X1 — protein sequence MASLPDMESNLSGLVPAAGLVPALPPAVTLGLTAAYTTLYALLFFSVYAQLWLVLLYGHKRLSYQTVFLALCLLWAALRTTLFSFYFRDTPRANRLGPLPFWLLYCCPVCLQFFTLTLMNLYFAQVVFKAKVKRRPEMSRGLLAVRGAFVGASLLFLLVNVLCAVLSHRRRAQPWALLLVRVLVSDSLFVICALSLAACLCLVARRAPSTSIYLEAKGTSVCQAAAMGGTMVLLYASRACYNLTALALAPQSRLDTFDYDWYNVSDQADLVNDLGNKGYLVFGLILFVWELLPTTLLVGFFRVHRPPQDLSTSHILNGQVFASRSYFFDRAGHCEDEGCSWEHSRGESTRCQDQAATTTVSTPPHRRDPPPSPTEYPGPSPPHPRPLCQVCLPLLAQDPGGRGCPLLWPAPCCSCHSELVPSP from the exons atg GCCTCCCTCCCTGACATGGAGAGTAACCTGTCTGGCCTGGTGCCTGCTGCCGGGCTGGTGCCTGCGCTGCCACCTGCTGTGACCCTGGGGCTGACGGCTGCCTACACCACCCTGTATGCCCTGCTCTTCTTCTCCGTCTATGCCCAGCTCTGGCTGGTGCTTCTGTATGGGCACAAGCGTCTCAGCTATCAGACGGTGTTCCTGGCCCTCTGTCTGCTCTGGGCCGCCTTGCGTACCACCCTCTTCTCCTTCTACTTCCGAGATACTCCCCGCGCCAACCGCCTGGGGCCCTTGCCCTTCTGGCTTCTCTACTGCTGCCCCGTCTGCCTGCAGTTCTTCACCTTGACGCTTATGAACCTCTACTTTGCCCAG GTGGTGTTCAAGGCCAAGGTGAAGCGTCGGCCGGAGATGAGCCGAGGCTT GCTCGCTGTCCGAGGGGCCTTTGTGGGGGCCTCGCTGCTCTTTCTGCTGGTGAACGTGCTGTGTGCTGTGCTCTCCCATCGGCGCCGGGCACAGCCCTGGGCCCTGCTGCTTGTCCGCGTCCTGGTGAGCGACTCCCTGTTCGTCATCTGCGCGCTGTCTCttgctgcctgcctctgcctcgtCGCCAGGCGGGCGCCCTCCACTAGCATCTACCTGGAGGCCAAG GGGACCAGTGTGTGCCAGGCGGCCGCGATGGGTGGCACCATGGTCCTGCTCTATGCCAGCCGGGCCTGCTACAACCTGACAGCACTGGCCTTGGCCCCCCAGAGCCGGCTGGACACCTTCGATTACGACTGGTACAATGTGTCTGACCAG GCGGACCTGGTGAATGACCTGGGGAACAAAGGCTACCTGGTATTTGGCCTCATCCTCTTCGTGTGGGAGCTACTGCCCACCACCCTGCTGGTGGGCTTCTTCCGGGTGCACCGGCCCCCACAGGACCTG AGCACCAGCCACATCCTCAATGGGCAGGTCTTTGCCTCTCGGTCCTACTTCTTTGACCGGGCTGGGCACTGTGAAGATGAGGGCTGCTCCTGGGAGCACAGCCGGGGTGAGAGCACCAG GTGCCAGGACCAGGCGGCCACCACCACAGTCTCTACTCCACCCCACAGACGTgatccccctccctcccccacagaATACCCAGGCCCCAGTCCCCCTCATCCTAGGCCCCTGTGCCAAGTTTGTCTGCCGCTTCTTGCCCAGGATCCTGGGGGTCGTGGCTGCCCCCTCCTCTGGCCGGCTCCTTGCTGCTCCTGTCATAGTGAGCTTGTGCCGTCCCCCTAG
- the GPR137 gene encoding integral membrane protein GPR137 isoform X3, giving the protein MASLPDMESNLSGLVPAAGLVPALPPAVTLGLTAAYTTLYALLFFSVYAQLWLVLLYGHKRLSYQTVFLALCLLWAALRTTLFSFYFRDTPRANRLGPLPFWLLYCCPVCLQFFTLTLMNLYFAQVVFKAKVKRRPEMSRGLLAVRGAFVGASLLFLLVNVLCAVLSHRRRAQPWALLLVRVLVSDSLFVICALSLAACLCLVARRAPSTSIYLEAKGTSVCQAAAMGGTMVLLYASRACYNLTALALAPQSRLDTFDYDWYNVSDQADLVNDLGNKGYLVFGLILFVWELLPTTLLVGFFRVHRPPQDLSTSHILNGQVFASRSYFFDRAGHCEDEGCSWEHSRGESTSMSGSLGSGSWYGAIGREPGWYGGSQTKTTPLLFSQVPGPGGHHHSLYSTPQT; this is encoded by the exons atg GCCTCCCTCCCTGACATGGAGAGTAACCTGTCTGGCCTGGTGCCTGCTGCCGGGCTGGTGCCTGCGCTGCCACCTGCTGTGACCCTGGGGCTGACGGCTGCCTACACCACCCTGTATGCCCTGCTCTTCTTCTCCGTCTATGCCCAGCTCTGGCTGGTGCTTCTGTATGGGCACAAGCGTCTCAGCTATCAGACGGTGTTCCTGGCCCTCTGTCTGCTCTGGGCCGCCTTGCGTACCACCCTCTTCTCCTTCTACTTCCGAGATACTCCCCGCGCCAACCGCCTGGGGCCCTTGCCCTTCTGGCTTCTCTACTGCTGCCCCGTCTGCCTGCAGTTCTTCACCTTGACGCTTATGAACCTCTACTTTGCCCAG GTGGTGTTCAAGGCCAAGGTGAAGCGTCGGCCGGAGATGAGCCGAGGCTT GCTCGCTGTCCGAGGGGCCTTTGTGGGGGCCTCGCTGCTCTTTCTGCTGGTGAACGTGCTGTGTGCTGTGCTCTCCCATCGGCGCCGGGCACAGCCCTGGGCCCTGCTGCTTGTCCGCGTCCTGGTGAGCGACTCCCTGTTCGTCATCTGCGCGCTGTCTCttgctgcctgcctctgcctcgtCGCCAGGCGGGCGCCCTCCACTAGCATCTACCTGGAGGCCAAG GGGACCAGTGTGTGCCAGGCGGCCGCGATGGGTGGCACCATGGTCCTGCTCTATGCCAGCCGGGCCTGCTACAACCTGACAGCACTGGCCTTGGCCCCCCAGAGCCGGCTGGACACCTTCGATTACGACTGGTACAATGTGTCTGACCAG GCGGACCTGGTGAATGACCTGGGGAACAAAGGCTACCTGGTATTTGGCCTCATCCTCTTCGTGTGGGAGCTACTGCCCACCACCCTGCTGGTGGGCTTCTTCCGGGTGCACCGGCCCCCACAGGACCTG AGCACCAGCCACATCCTCAATGGGCAGGTCTTTGCCTCTCGGTCCTACTTCTTTGACCGGGCTGGGCACTGTGAAGATGAGGGCTGCTCCTGGGAGCACAGCCGGGGTGAGAGCACCAG TATGTCGGGCAGTCTAGGCTCTGGGAGCTGGTATGGTGCCATCGGGCGTGAGCCGGGCTGGTATGGGGGCAGCCAGACGAAGACCACTCCTCTGCTCTTCTCCCAGGTGCCAGGACCAGGCGGCCACCACCACAGTCTCTACTCCACCCCACAGACGTga
- the GPR137 gene encoding integral membrane protein GPR137 isoform X6 has translation MASLPDMESNLSGLVPAAGLVPALPPAVTLGLTAAYTTLYALLFFSVYAQLWLVLLYGHKRLSYQTVFLALCLLWAALRTTLFSFYFRDTPRANRLGPLPFWLLYCCPVCLQFFTLTLMNLYFAQVVFKAKVKRRPEMSRGLLAVRGAFVGASLLFLLVNVLCAVLSHRRRAQPWALLLVRVLVSDSLFVICALSLAACLCLVARRAPSTSIYLEAKADLVNDLGNKGYLVFGLILFVWELLPTTLLVGFFRVHRPPQDLSTSHILNGQVFASRSYFFDRAGHCEDEGCSWEHSRGESTSMSGSLGSGSWYGAIGREPGWYGGSQTKTTPLLFSQVPGPGGHHHSLYSTPQT, from the exons atg GCCTCCCTCCCTGACATGGAGAGTAACCTGTCTGGCCTGGTGCCTGCTGCCGGGCTGGTGCCTGCGCTGCCACCTGCTGTGACCCTGGGGCTGACGGCTGCCTACACCACCCTGTATGCCCTGCTCTTCTTCTCCGTCTATGCCCAGCTCTGGCTGGTGCTTCTGTATGGGCACAAGCGTCTCAGCTATCAGACGGTGTTCCTGGCCCTCTGTCTGCTCTGGGCCGCCTTGCGTACCACCCTCTTCTCCTTCTACTTCCGAGATACTCCCCGCGCCAACCGCCTGGGGCCCTTGCCCTTCTGGCTTCTCTACTGCTGCCCCGTCTGCCTGCAGTTCTTCACCTTGACGCTTATGAACCTCTACTTTGCCCAG GTGGTGTTCAAGGCCAAGGTGAAGCGTCGGCCGGAGATGAGCCGAGGCTT GCTCGCTGTCCGAGGGGCCTTTGTGGGGGCCTCGCTGCTCTTTCTGCTGGTGAACGTGCTGTGTGCTGTGCTCTCCCATCGGCGCCGGGCACAGCCCTGGGCCCTGCTGCTTGTCCGCGTCCTGGTGAGCGACTCCCTGTTCGTCATCTGCGCGCTGTCTCttgctgcctgcctctgcctcgtCGCCAGGCGGGCGCCCTCCACTAGCATCTACCTGGAGGCCAAG GCGGACCTGGTGAATGACCTGGGGAACAAAGGCTACCTGGTATTTGGCCTCATCCTCTTCGTGTGGGAGCTACTGCCCACCACCCTGCTGGTGGGCTTCTTCCGGGTGCACCGGCCCCCACAGGACCTG AGCACCAGCCACATCCTCAATGGGCAGGTCTTTGCCTCTCGGTCCTACTTCTTTGACCGGGCTGGGCACTGTGAAGATGAGGGCTGCTCCTGGGAGCACAGCCGGGGTGAGAGCACCAG TATGTCGGGCAGTCTAGGCTCTGGGAGCTGGTATGGTGCCATCGGGCGTGAGCCGGGCTGGTATGGGGGCAGCCAGACGAAGACCACTCCTCTGCTCTTCTCCCAGGTGCCAGGACCAGGCGGCCACCACCACAGTCTCTACTCCACCCCACAGACGTga
- the GPR137 gene encoding integral membrane protein GPR137 isoform X4 codes for MESNLSGLVPAAGLVPALPPAVTLGLTAAYTTLYALLFFSVYAQLWLVLLYGHKRLSYQTVFLALCLLWAALRTTLFSFYFRDTPRANRLGPLPFWLLYCCPVCLQFFTLTLMNLYFAQVVFKAKVKRRPEMSRGLLAVRGAFVGASLLFLLVNVLCAVLSHRRRAQPWALLLVRVLVSDSLFVICALSLAACLCLVARRAPSTSIYLEAKGTSVCQAAAMGGTMVLLYASRACYNLTALALAPQSRLDTFDYDWYNVSDQADLVNDLGNKGYLVFGLILFVWELLPTTLLVGFFRVHRPPQDLSTSHILNGQVFASRSYFFDRAGHCEDEGCSWEHSRGESTSMSGSLGSGSWYGAIGREPGWYGGSQTKTTPLLFSQVPGPGGHHHSLYSTPQT; via the exons ATGGAGAGTAACCTGTCTGGCCTGGTGCCTGCTGCCGGGCTGGTGCCTGCGCTGCCACCTGCTGTGACCCTGGGGCTGACGGCTGCCTACACCACCCTGTATGCCCTGCTCTTCTTCTCCGTCTATGCCCAGCTCTGGCTGGTGCTTCTGTATGGGCACAAGCGTCTCAGCTATCAGACGGTGTTCCTGGCCCTCTGTCTGCTCTGGGCCGCCTTGCGTACCACCCTCTTCTCCTTCTACTTCCGAGATACTCCCCGCGCCAACCGCCTGGGGCCCTTGCCCTTCTGGCTTCTCTACTGCTGCCCCGTCTGCCTGCAGTTCTTCACCTTGACGCTTATGAACCTCTACTTTGCCCAG GTGGTGTTCAAGGCCAAGGTGAAGCGTCGGCCGGAGATGAGCCGAGGCTT GCTCGCTGTCCGAGGGGCCTTTGTGGGGGCCTCGCTGCTCTTTCTGCTGGTGAACGTGCTGTGTGCTGTGCTCTCCCATCGGCGCCGGGCACAGCCCTGGGCCCTGCTGCTTGTCCGCGTCCTGGTGAGCGACTCCCTGTTCGTCATCTGCGCGCTGTCTCttgctgcctgcctctgcctcgtCGCCAGGCGGGCGCCCTCCACTAGCATCTACCTGGAGGCCAAG GGGACCAGTGTGTGCCAGGCGGCCGCGATGGGTGGCACCATGGTCCTGCTCTATGCCAGCCGGGCCTGCTACAACCTGACAGCACTGGCCTTGGCCCCCCAGAGCCGGCTGGACACCTTCGATTACGACTGGTACAATGTGTCTGACCAG GCGGACCTGGTGAATGACCTGGGGAACAAAGGCTACCTGGTATTTGGCCTCATCCTCTTCGTGTGGGAGCTACTGCCCACCACCCTGCTGGTGGGCTTCTTCCGGGTGCACCGGCCCCCACAGGACCTG AGCACCAGCCACATCCTCAATGGGCAGGTCTTTGCCTCTCGGTCCTACTTCTTTGACCGGGCTGGGCACTGTGAAGATGAGGGCTGCTCCTGGGAGCACAGCCGGGGTGAGAGCACCAG TATGTCGGGCAGTCTAGGCTCTGGGAGCTGGTATGGTGCCATCGGGCGTGAGCCGGGCTGGTATGGGGGCAGCCAGACGAAGACCACTCCTCTGCTCTTCTCCCAGGTGCCAGGACCAGGCGGCCACCACCACAGTCTCTACTCCACCCCACAGACGTga
- the GPR137 gene encoding integral membrane protein GPR137 isoform X2 has product MESNLSGLVPAAGLVPALPPAVTLGLTAAYTTLYALLFFSVYAQLWLVLLYGHKRLSYQTVFLALCLLWAALRTTLFSFYFRDTPRANRLGPLPFWLLYCCPVCLQFFTLTLMNLYFAQVVFKAKVKRRPEMSRGLLAVRGAFVGASLLFLLVNVLCAVLSHRRRAQPWALLLVRVLVSDSLFVICALSLAACLCLVARRAPSTSIYLEAKGTSVCQAAAMGGTMVLLYASRACYNLTALALAPQSRLDTFDYDWYNVSDQADLVNDLGNKGYLVFGLILFVWELLPTTLLVGFFRVHRPPQDLSTSHILNGQVFASRSYFFDRAGHCEDEGCSWEHSRGESTRCQDQAATTTVSTPPHRRDPPPSPTEYPGPSPPHPRPLCQVCLPLLAQDPGGRGCPLLWPAPCCSCHSELVPSP; this is encoded by the exons ATGGAGAGTAACCTGTCTGGCCTGGTGCCTGCTGCCGGGCTGGTGCCTGCGCTGCCACCTGCTGTGACCCTGGGGCTGACGGCTGCCTACACCACCCTGTATGCCCTGCTCTTCTTCTCCGTCTATGCCCAGCTCTGGCTGGTGCTTCTGTATGGGCACAAGCGTCTCAGCTATCAGACGGTGTTCCTGGCCCTCTGTCTGCTCTGGGCCGCCTTGCGTACCACCCTCTTCTCCTTCTACTTCCGAGATACTCCCCGCGCCAACCGCCTGGGGCCCTTGCCCTTCTGGCTTCTCTACTGCTGCCCCGTCTGCCTGCAGTTCTTCACCTTGACGCTTATGAACCTCTACTTTGCCCAG GTGGTGTTCAAGGCCAAGGTGAAGCGTCGGCCGGAGATGAGCCGAGGCTT GCTCGCTGTCCGAGGGGCCTTTGTGGGGGCCTCGCTGCTCTTTCTGCTGGTGAACGTGCTGTGTGCTGTGCTCTCCCATCGGCGCCGGGCACAGCCCTGGGCCCTGCTGCTTGTCCGCGTCCTGGTGAGCGACTCCCTGTTCGTCATCTGCGCGCTGTCTCttgctgcctgcctctgcctcgtCGCCAGGCGGGCGCCCTCCACTAGCATCTACCTGGAGGCCAAG GGGACCAGTGTGTGCCAGGCGGCCGCGATGGGTGGCACCATGGTCCTGCTCTATGCCAGCCGGGCCTGCTACAACCTGACAGCACTGGCCTTGGCCCCCCAGAGCCGGCTGGACACCTTCGATTACGACTGGTACAATGTGTCTGACCAG GCGGACCTGGTGAATGACCTGGGGAACAAAGGCTACCTGGTATTTGGCCTCATCCTCTTCGTGTGGGAGCTACTGCCCACCACCCTGCTGGTGGGCTTCTTCCGGGTGCACCGGCCCCCACAGGACCTG AGCACCAGCCACATCCTCAATGGGCAGGTCTTTGCCTCTCGGTCCTACTTCTTTGACCGGGCTGGGCACTGTGAAGATGAGGGCTGCTCCTGGGAGCACAGCCGGGGTGAGAGCACCAG GTGCCAGGACCAGGCGGCCACCACCACAGTCTCTACTCCACCCCACAGACGTgatccccctccctcccccacagaATACCCAGGCCCCAGTCCCCCTCATCCTAGGCCCCTGTGCCAAGTTTGTCTGCCGCTTCTTGCCCAGGATCCTGGGGGTCGTGGCTGCCCCCTCCTCTGGCCGGCTCCTTGCTGCTCCTGTCATAGTGAGCTTGTGCCGTCCCCCTAG
- the GPR137 gene encoding integral membrane protein GPR137 isoform X5: MESNLSGLVPAAGLVPALPPAVTLGLTAAYTTLYALLFFSVYAQLWLVLLYGHKRLSYQTVFLALCLLWAALRTTLFSFYFRDTPRANRLGPLPFWLLYCCPVCLQFFTLTLMNLYFAQVVFKAKVKRRPEMSRGLLAVRGAFVGASLLFLLVNVLCAVLSHRRRAQPWALLLVRVLVSDSLFVICALSLAACLCLVARRAPSTSIYLEAKADLVNDLGNKGYLVFGLILFVWELLPTTLLVGFFRVHRPPQDLSTSHILNGQVFASRSYFFDRAGHCEDEGCSWEHSRGESTRCQDQAATTTVSTPPHRRDPPPSPTEYPGPSPPHPRPLCQVCLPLLAQDPGGRGCPLLWPAPCCSCHSELVPSP, from the exons ATGGAGAGTAACCTGTCTGGCCTGGTGCCTGCTGCCGGGCTGGTGCCTGCGCTGCCACCTGCTGTGACCCTGGGGCTGACGGCTGCCTACACCACCCTGTATGCCCTGCTCTTCTTCTCCGTCTATGCCCAGCTCTGGCTGGTGCTTCTGTATGGGCACAAGCGTCTCAGCTATCAGACGGTGTTCCTGGCCCTCTGTCTGCTCTGGGCCGCCTTGCGTACCACCCTCTTCTCCTTCTACTTCCGAGATACTCCCCGCGCCAACCGCCTGGGGCCCTTGCCCTTCTGGCTTCTCTACTGCTGCCCCGTCTGCCTGCAGTTCTTCACCTTGACGCTTATGAACCTCTACTTTGCCCAG GTGGTGTTCAAGGCCAAGGTGAAGCGTCGGCCGGAGATGAGCCGAGGCTT GCTCGCTGTCCGAGGGGCCTTTGTGGGGGCCTCGCTGCTCTTTCTGCTGGTGAACGTGCTGTGTGCTGTGCTCTCCCATCGGCGCCGGGCACAGCCCTGGGCCCTGCTGCTTGTCCGCGTCCTGGTGAGCGACTCCCTGTTCGTCATCTGCGCGCTGTCTCttgctgcctgcctctgcctcgtCGCCAGGCGGGCGCCCTCCACTAGCATCTACCTGGAGGCCAAG GCGGACCTGGTGAATGACCTGGGGAACAAAGGCTACCTGGTATTTGGCCTCATCCTCTTCGTGTGGGAGCTACTGCCCACCACCCTGCTGGTGGGCTTCTTCCGGGTGCACCGGCCCCCACAGGACCTG AGCACCAGCCACATCCTCAATGGGCAGGTCTTTGCCTCTCGGTCCTACTTCTTTGACCGGGCTGGGCACTGTGAAGATGAGGGCTGCTCCTGGGAGCACAGCCGGGGTGAGAGCACCAG GTGCCAGGACCAGGCGGCCACCACCACAGTCTCTACTCCACCCCACAGACGTgatccccctccctcccccacagaATACCCAGGCCCCAGTCCCCCTCATCCTAGGCCCCTGTGCCAAGTTTGTCTGCCGCTTCTTGCCCAGGATCCTGGGGGTCGTGGCTGCCCCCTCCTCTGGCCGGCTCCTTGCTGCTCCTGTCATAGTGAGCTTGTGCCGTCCCCCTAG
- the GPR137 gene encoding integral membrane protein GPR137 isoform X7, which translates to MESNLSGLVPAAGLVPALPPAVTLGLTAAYTTLYALLFFSVYAQLWLVLLYGHKRLSYQTVFLALCLLWAALRTTLFSFYFRDTPRANRLGPLPFWLLYCCPVCLQFFTLTLMNLYFAQVVFKAKVKRRPEMSRGLLAVRGAFVGASLLFLLVNVLCAVLSHRRRAQPWALLLVRVLVSDSLFVICALSLAACLCLVARRAPSTSIYLEAKADLVNDLGNKGYLVFGLILFVWELLPTTLLVGFFRVHRPPQDLSTSHILNGQVFASRSYFFDRAGHCEDEGCSWEHSRGESTSMSGSLGSGSWYGAIGREPGWYGGSQTKTTPLLFSQVPGPGGHHHSLYSTPQT; encoded by the exons ATGGAGAGTAACCTGTCTGGCCTGGTGCCTGCTGCCGGGCTGGTGCCTGCGCTGCCACCTGCTGTGACCCTGGGGCTGACGGCTGCCTACACCACCCTGTATGCCCTGCTCTTCTTCTCCGTCTATGCCCAGCTCTGGCTGGTGCTTCTGTATGGGCACAAGCGTCTCAGCTATCAGACGGTGTTCCTGGCCCTCTGTCTGCTCTGGGCCGCCTTGCGTACCACCCTCTTCTCCTTCTACTTCCGAGATACTCCCCGCGCCAACCGCCTGGGGCCCTTGCCCTTCTGGCTTCTCTACTGCTGCCCCGTCTGCCTGCAGTTCTTCACCTTGACGCTTATGAACCTCTACTTTGCCCAG GTGGTGTTCAAGGCCAAGGTGAAGCGTCGGCCGGAGATGAGCCGAGGCTT GCTCGCTGTCCGAGGGGCCTTTGTGGGGGCCTCGCTGCTCTTTCTGCTGGTGAACGTGCTGTGTGCTGTGCTCTCCCATCGGCGCCGGGCACAGCCCTGGGCCCTGCTGCTTGTCCGCGTCCTGGTGAGCGACTCCCTGTTCGTCATCTGCGCGCTGTCTCttgctgcctgcctctgcctcgtCGCCAGGCGGGCGCCCTCCACTAGCATCTACCTGGAGGCCAAG GCGGACCTGGTGAATGACCTGGGGAACAAAGGCTACCTGGTATTTGGCCTCATCCTCTTCGTGTGGGAGCTACTGCCCACCACCCTGCTGGTGGGCTTCTTCCGGGTGCACCGGCCCCCACAGGACCTG AGCACCAGCCACATCCTCAATGGGCAGGTCTTTGCCTCTCGGTCCTACTTCTTTGACCGGGCTGGGCACTGTGAAGATGAGGGCTGCTCCTGGGAGCACAGCCGGGGTGAGAGCACCAG TATGTCGGGCAGTCTAGGCTCTGGGAGCTGGTATGGTGCCATCGGGCGTGAGCCGGGCTGGTATGGGGGCAGCCAGACGAAGACCACTCCTCTGCTCTTCTCCCAGGTGCCAGGACCAGGCGGCCACCACCACAGTCTCTACTCCACCCCACAGACGTga